A region from the Pelobates fuscus isolate aPelFus1 chromosome 1, aPelFus1.pri, whole genome shotgun sequence genome encodes:
- the ATP6V1A gene encoding V-type proton ATPase catalytic subunit A, which yields MDFSKLPRIRDEERESKFGYVHGVSGPVVTASSMSGAAMYELVRVGHSELVGEIIRLEGDMATIQVYEETSGVSVGDPVLRTGKPLSVELGPGIMGSIFDGIQRPLKDISDSTQSIYIPRGVNVSALSKDIKWDFTPSKNLRVGSHITGGDIYGSVFENSLIKHKLMLPPRNRGTVTYVAPPGHYDTSDVVLELEFEGVKEKFTMVQVWPVRTVRPVTEKLPANHPLLTGQRVLDALFPCVQGGTTAIPGAFGCGKTVISQSLSKYSNSDVIIYVGCGERGNEMSEVLRDFPELTMEVDGKVESIMKRTSLVANTSNMPVAAREASIYTGITLSEYFRDMGYHVSMMADSTSRWAEALREISGRLAEMPADSGYPAYLGARLASFYERAGRVKCLGNPEREGSVSIVGAVSPPGGDFSDPVTSATLGIVQVFWGLDKKLAQRKHFPSVNWLISYSKYTRALDEYYDKHFQEFVPLRTKAKEILQEEEDLAEIVQLVGKASLAETDKITLEVAKLIKDDFLQQNGYTPYDRFCPFYKTVGMLSNMIAFYDMARRAVETTAQSDNKITWSIIKEQMGEIMYRLTSMKFKDPVKDGEAKIKADNAQLLEDMQNAFRSLED from the exons ATGGATTTTTCCAAATTGCCGAGGATCCGTGATGAAGAAAGAGAAAGCAAGTTTGGTTATGTCCACGGTGTTTCAGGACCCG TGGTCACGGCTTCCAGTATGTCCGGAGCCGCTATGTATGAGCTGGTGCGTGTGGGACACAGCGAGTTGGTCGGGGAAATCATCCGTTTAGAAGGCGATATGGCCACCATCCAAGTCTACGAAGAGACCT CCGGTGTATCTGTTGGTGATCCAGTACTGCGCACTGGCAAACCTTTGTCTGTGGAGCTAGGACCTGGTATAATGGGATCCATTTTTGATGGTATTCAAAGACCTTTGAAGGATATCAGCGACTCCACACAGAGCATCTACATCCCCAGGGGAGTCAACGTGTCTGCCCTGAGCAAAGACATTAAGTGGGATTTCACCCCTTCTAAGAATCTCAGG GTTGGAAGTCATATCACCGGTGGAGACATTTATGGATCAGTGTTTGAGAATTCTCTGATCAAACACAAGCTAATGTTGCCTCCCCGAAACCGTGGTACAGTCACCTATGTGGCTCCTCCAGGGCATTACGACACATCG GACGTTGTACTGGAGCTGGAGTTTGAGGGTGTGAAGGAGAAGTTCACAATGGTCCAGGTGTGGCCTGTGAGAACTGTCCGACCGGTCACTGAGAAACTACCAGCAAATCATCCTCTACTTACTGGCCAGAGGGTGCTCGATGCCTTGTTCCC GTGCGTACAAGGAGGAACCACAGCTATCCCTGGTGCTTTTGGCTGCGGTAAAACTGTGATTTCACAGTCTCTCTCCAAATACTCTAATAGTGATGTCATCATCTACGTGGGTTGTGGGGAGAGAGGGAACGAGATGTCTGAAGTACTACGGGACTTTCCAGAG CTCACCATGGAAGTGGATGGGAAAGTTGAGAGCATCATGAAAAGAACGTCACTTGTAGCCAACACTTCAAACATGCCGGTGGCAGCCAGAGAGGCCTCTATTTATACAG GGATCACACTGTCAGAATATTTTCGAGACATGGGATACCACGTCAGTATGATGGCCGACTCTACATCTCGATGGGCAGAGGCTCTCCGAGAAATCTCTGGGCGTCTGGCTGAAATGCCTGCTG ATAGTGGTTACCCAGCATACCTTGGTGCCCGTCTGGCCTCTTTCTACGAGCGAGCCGGCAGAGTGAAGTGTCTGGGAAATCCAGAGCGAGAAGGGAGCGTGAGCATTGTTGGAGC CGTGTCTCCCCCTGGTGGTGATTTCTCAGATCCCGTCACATCTGCCACTTTGGGCATTGTGCAG GTGTTCTGGGGTTTGGACAAAAAACTGGCACAGAGGAAACACTTCCCTTCTGTAAACTGGCTGATCAGTTACAGCAAGTACACACGGGCGTTGGATGAGTACTATGACAAACACTTCCAAGAGTTCGTCCCACTGAGAACCAAAGCCAAGGAGATCCTACAGGAAGAGGAGGACCTGGCAGAGATTGTGCAGCTGGTTGGAAAG GCATCTTTGGCAGAAACCGATAAGATCACGCTGGAAGTGGCCAAGCTGATCAAAGATGATTTCCTCCAGCAGAATGGATACACTCCCTATGACAG GTTCTGCCCATTCTACAAAACTGTGGGAATGCTGTCCAATATGATTGCGTTTTATGACATGGCGCGGCGTGCAGTGGAGACCACAGCCCAAAGCGACAACAAGATTACATGGTCCATTATCAAGGAGCAAATGGGAGAAATCATGTATAGactgacttccatgaaattcaag GACCCGGTGAAAGATGGTGAAGCTAAAATTAAGGCAGACAATGCCCAGCTGCTGGAAGACATGCAGAACGCTTTCCGCAGCCTGGAGGATTAG